The following proteins come from a genomic window of Victivallis lenta:
- the nrdD gene encoding anaerobic ribonucleoside-triphosphate reductase yields MRHTQKSRRTIMSKCGAICEVFSRVCGYFRPVTNWNKGKQEEFKERKAFEVTKNARKNPDGKSSAGV; encoded by the coding sequence TTGAGGCATACACAAAAATCGAGGAGAACCATCATGAGTAAGTGCGGAGCCATCTGCGAGGTCTTCAGTCGCGTCTGCGGGTATTTTCGGCCCGTGACGAACTGGAATAAGGGCAAGCAGGAGGAATTCAAGGAAAGAAAGGCTTTCGAGGTGACAAAAAATGCACGAAAAAATCCGGACGGCAAATCGTCCGCTGGTGTGTGA
- a CDS encoding PD-(D/E)XK nuclease-like domain-containing protein: MNNTNFIIHEPADEYHARSRSGEFMSSHLLADFRESPALYRRKVSGEITESESSAFVMGRAAHCLILEGRNAFDREYVVTDGPINPRTGESYGRNTKAFAEWAATQEREIISGKDFSFLLKLQRGVWLHPLASELLADGIAEGVVRAEYCSVPCQIRMDWFSMKSGLVDLKTCDSLRWFESDCRRYGYIQQLAFYRAILRIVTGKNFPVHIIAVEKNEPFSAGVWKLTDELLDLAELSNKSALERFRACCISGVWPTGYEDLRIIDTL; the protein is encoded by the coding sequence ATGAACAACACGAATTTCATCATCCATGAACCGGCGGACGAATATCACGCCCGCAGTCGCAGCGGAGAATTTATGTCGAGCCACCTCCTGGCCGACTTCCGGGAATCCCCGGCTCTCTACCGCAGGAAAGTTTCCGGGGAAATCACGGAAAGCGAATCTTCCGCATTCGTCATGGGACGTGCGGCGCACTGCCTGATTCTGGAGGGACGGAACGCCTTTGACCGCGAATATGTTGTGACCGACGGCCCGATCAATCCCCGGACCGGCGAATCCTACGGGCGCAACACCAAGGCGTTTGCGGAATGGGCGGCGACTCAGGAGCGCGAAATCATTTCCGGAAAGGACTTCAGCTTTCTCCTGAAACTGCAGCGCGGCGTCTGGCTGCACCCGCTCGCGTCGGAACTGCTGGCGGACGGAATCGCGGAAGGTGTGGTTCGGGCAGAGTATTGTTCCGTTCCCTGCCAGATCCGGATGGATTGGTTCAGTATGAAGTCCGGACTTGTTGATCTGAAAACCTGCGACAGTCTCCGCTGGTTCGAGTCGGACTGCCGTCGCTATGGCTATATCCAGCAGCTCGCGTTTTACCGGGCGATTCTCCGGATTGTGACCGGCAAAAACTTCCCCGTCCACATCATTGCGGTGGAAAAGAATGAACCGTTTTCCGCCGGGGTCTGGAAACTGACGGATGAACTGCTGGATCTGGCGGAACTTTCCAACAAAAGCGCCCTGGAGCGCTTCCGGGCCTGCTGCATCTCCGGAGTCTGGCCGACCGGATATGAAGATCTCCGTATCATTGACACACTCTGA
- a CDS encoding helix-turn-helix transcriptional regulator, which translates to MVVSEHRLKRMIRIVDMMRKQQYPNYTKIRRAFEQATFDTTETMVLTCDRKTIWQDLKILKEEFHCPWEYDRSRHGYYLKDIHWDFAYPAYLSESQMMAMLVGRRISENIFPEPLKSDICSAVDYLLNVANPDLQKCSFVSQMKFFSARTGNVDPAIFKPVYQAWRDHFLLHIVYRDYQGNASVRDIEPHALFFRNNNWYIYARACNADEPRNFMIHRIQRAEVIQKTFEPDPEIYNNIRFTLTPVKDVVLRFHKDIHDSIFSNPFHENQEIIWDTDDPMFKLIKIPVAPQEILVQRILEQSGKLTVVKPDSLKEKVIEAARNVINAHSC; encoded by the coding sequence ATGGTTGTCAGTGAACATCGGCTGAAACGAATGATTCGCATTGTGGATATGATGCGGAAACAGCAATATCCCAACTATACAAAAATCAGAAGAGCTTTTGAACAAGCCACTTTTGATACGACAGAAACCATGGTTCTTACTTGTGATCGAAAAACAATCTGGCAGGATCTGAAAATCCTCAAGGAAGAGTTTCATTGTCCCTGGGAATATGACCGCAGCCGCCACGGATATTATCTGAAAGATATTCATTGGGATTTTGCTTATCCGGCTTACCTAAGCGAATCGCAGATGATGGCGATGCTGGTAGGACGGCGGATTTCCGAAAATATATTCCCTGAACCGTTGAAGAGTGACATTTGCAGTGCGGTGGATTATCTATTGAACGTAGCCAATCCGGATCTGCAGAAATGTTCATTCGTTTCACAAATGAAATTTTTCTCTGCCAGGACAGGCAATGTTGATCCTGCGATTTTTAAACCAGTTTACCAGGCATGGCGGGATCATTTTCTTCTGCATATTGTATATCGCGATTATCAAGGAAACGCCTCGGTGCGAGACATTGAACCTCATGCGCTTTTTTTCCGTAATAACAACTGGTATATCTACGCGCGCGCATGTAATGCAGATGAACCACGAAATTTTATGATCCATCGGATTCAAAGGGCTGAGGTTATCCAGAAAACGTTTGAACCGGATCCGGAAATTTACAACAATATCCGCTTTACCTTAACTCCGGTGAAAGACGTGGTGTTGCGTTTTCATAAAGACATTCATGATTCCATTTTTTCCAATCCATTCCATGAAAATCAGGAAATCATCTGGGATACCGATGATCCCATGTTCAAGCTGATAAAAATTCCAGTGGCACCGCAGGAAATCCTGGTGCAACGAATACTGGAACAAAGTGGGAAGTTGACTGTCGTGAAACCTGACAGCTTGAAGGAAAAGGTTATAGAGGCTGCCCGAAATGTGATAAACGCACACTCCTGCTGA
- a CDS encoding RNA polymerase sigma factor, translated as MPNVKFEDVYANAYVRESVAYLVATTIRQYPMLANSEKDLEQELWIALARKLPRFQSARSSLNKFCRVILEVSLKEIRRKLFSRRSIVARTSLELTMEMQDFLTWDGLEKAILIFDVQSVLQNLSPEQKEICEMLMDGFSIRQIAQRINIPVGTLYKHQIAELREIFTLAGLKK; from the coding sequence ATGCCGAATGTTAAATTTGAAGATGTGTATGCAAACGCATACGTCCGGGAGTCCGTTGCTTACCTCGTCGCTACCACCATCAGACAGTATCCCATGCTTGCGAACAGTGAGAAGGATCTGGAACAGGAATTGTGGATCGCTCTGGCTCGGAAACTCCCGCGTTTCCAGTCCGCGAGAAGTTCGCTGAATAAATTCTGCCGGGTGATCCTGGAGGTCTCATTGAAGGAAATCCGCCGCAAACTTTTCTCCCGGCGTTCCATCGTGGCACGAACCTCCCTGGAGTTGACAATGGAAATGCAGGATTTCCTGACTTGGGATGGCCTTGAAAAGGCGATTCTGATCTTTGATGTTCAAAGCGTTCTGCAAAATCTCTCTCCCGAGCAGAAGGAAATTTGCGAAATGCTCATGGATGGATTCTCCATCAGACAGATCGCCCAGCGCATCAACATTCCGGTGGGAACCCTCTACAAACACCAGATCGCGGAATTGCGAGAAATTTTTACCCTCGCAGGGTTAAAAAAATAG
- a CDS encoding phage portal protein has translation MFNRLKSIFRSRTPPKQLVRARFDAAQTTRDNWRHWSAADHLSADMEAAPEVRRTLRMRSRYEVANNSYARGLVQMLANDTIGTGPRLQMLSADETFNDAVETAFMRWSDAVRLAPKLRTMRMARCQDGEAFAVLATNPKIRHGVKLDLQLIEADRVSGELRWFEDDTSVDGISYDRWGNPTDYRVLKYHPGDIRYMPGDDAIHIPAEYMIHIYRQDRPGLHRGVPEITPALPLFAQLRRYNLAVLSAAEAAADFAAILYTDAPPNGESDEVEPMDAIPLERNMMLTVPAGWKMGQLDPKQPAANHAEFVKIILSEIARCVVTTYGTLAGDFSGHNYASGRLDNQIYHKSILVDRSFWETEVLNRIFEVWFREYRLTAGGRVVDERHTWFWDGFPHVDPSKEATAQETRLTNNTTTLAAECAKDGRDYLSVLRQRAKEIKLMKELGIPISSESPESPKSPEEQTEPDDGSEPREDI, from the coding sequence ATGTTCAACAGACTCAAATCTATTTTTCGGAGCAGAACCCCTCCGAAGCAGCTTGTCCGTGCCCGGTTTGATGCGGCGCAGACGACGCGGGACAACTGGCGCCACTGGTCGGCGGCGGATCATCTGTCGGCGGACATGGAGGCCGCGCCGGAAGTGCGCAGGACGCTGCGGATGCGCTCGCGCTACGAAGTTGCCAACAATTCCTACGCCAGAGGACTGGTGCAGATGCTCGCAAACGACACCATCGGCACGGGGCCGCGACTGCAGATGCTATCCGCCGACGAGACGTTCAACGATGCTGTGGAAACGGCATTCATGCGCTGGTCGGATGCCGTTCGTCTTGCTCCGAAACTCCGGACGATGCGAATGGCCCGCTGTCAGGATGGCGAAGCGTTTGCCGTGCTGGCAACGAATCCAAAAATCCGCCACGGTGTGAAACTGGACCTGCAGTTGATCGAGGCGGATCGTGTTTCCGGTGAACTGCGCTGGTTCGAAGATGATACCAGTGTCGACGGGATCTCGTATGACCGCTGGGGAAATCCGACGGACTACCGGGTTTTGAAGTACCATCCCGGGGACATCCGGTATATGCCGGGGGACGATGCGATCCACATTCCGGCGGAATACATGATTCATATTTACCGTCAGGACCGTCCGGGATTGCATCGAGGAGTTCCCGAGATCACACCGGCACTGCCGCTGTTTGCCCAACTGCGCAGATACAATCTGGCCGTGCTTTCAGCGGCGGAGGCCGCGGCGGATTTTGCGGCGATTCTCTACACGGACGCTCCGCCGAACGGCGAATCGGATGAAGTCGAGCCCATGGATGCCATTCCGCTGGAACGGAACATGATGCTGACGGTTCCGGCCGGGTGGAAAATGGGGCAGCTCGACCCCAAACAGCCGGCGGCGAACCATGCGGAGTTCGTGAAGATCATTCTGAGCGAAATCGCCCGTTGTGTGGTGACGACCTACGGCACGCTGGCGGGAGATTTTTCCGGGCACAACTACGCCAGCGGCAGACTGGACAACCAGATTTACCATAAAAGCATTCTTGTCGACCGGTCGTTCTGGGAAACGGAAGTTCTGAACCGGATTTTTGAGGTGTGGTTCCGGGAATACCGCCTGACAGCGGGCGGACGAGTGGTGGACGAGCGGCACACATGGTTCTGGGACGGTTTCCCGCATGTCGATCCGTCGAAGGAAGCCACCGCCCAGGAAACCCGGCTGACGAACAACACAACGACTCTTGCGGCAGAGTGTGCCAAGGACGGACGGGATTACTTGTCCGTTCTGCGGCAGCGGGCAAAAGAGATCAAACTGATGAAGGAGCTTGGCATCCCGATCAGTTCCGAGTCCCCGGAATCCCCGAAATCACCGGAAGAGCAAACCGAACCGGATGACGGTTCAGAACCCAGAGAGGATATATGA
- a CDS encoding RusA family crossover junction endodeoxyribonuclease: protein MTLELELPWPPSVNHYYRHVGPRVLISRDGRKFRERVVARFRQDHTRGFAGPVELFIELYPPDNRRRDVDNSLKCLLDTFTHAGLYNDDSQICKLTVIKREPMPPDGMAYIRISEWKNEDRTADDAGKSSRNS, encoded by the coding sequence ATGACATTGGAACTGGAACTGCCGTGGCCGCCCAGCGTGAATCATTACTATCGGCATGTCGGTCCGAGGGTGCTGATCTCCCGTGACGGGCGGAAGTTCCGGGAGCGTGTGGTTGCACGTTTCCGGCAGGATCATACACGGGGATTTGCCGGTCCGGTGGAGCTGTTCATTGAACTGTATCCGCCGGACAATCGACGCCGGGATGTGGACAACTCTCTGAAGTGTCTCCTGGACACCTTCACACATGCCGGGCTTTACAATGACGACAGTCAGATCTGCAAGCTGACCGTCATCAAACGCGAACCGATGCCTCCGGACGGAATGGCTTATATAAGGATTTCAGAATGGAAGAACGAAGACAGAACGGCGGACGACGCAGGCAAATCGTCCAGGAATTCGTGA
- a CDS encoding ParB/RepB/Spo0J family partition protein, which yields MMEEKISLMPTIAIHTASPFKDLFPIKESVLNEIAEDMKQNGFDFAHPIIIWAGHKVTVVDGHTRLAAAQKIHLNKVPITLKEFASEEEALQYAIKAQSHRRNLTDGELLNCIKELDKRKNSGRPGKSASGEAHSKGKSAEQTADLLGISRAKVERIRTVNDHASDTTKAAVLAGKMSINKAYNSTMKKKQQEKMGKDPSLAGASLQDVKESRLEALRVSITKIMKIRLEREVQEYPEIGYSLQERNTLSEELSTEIGKLITEILPGEHDNE from the coding sequence ATGATGGAAGAGAAAATTTCTCTGATGCCGACCATCGCGATCCACACCGCATCGCCTTTCAAAGATCTCTTTCCGATCAAGGAAAGTGTCCTGAACGAGATCGCGGAGGATATGAAGCAGAACGGATTTGATTTTGCCCATCCGATCATCATCTGGGCCGGTCACAAAGTCACAGTAGTGGATGGACATACCCGTCTTGCCGCCGCACAGAAAATTCATCTGAACAAGGTTCCAATCACTTTAAAGGAATTTGCTTCAGAAGAAGAGGCTCTCCAGTATGCCATCAAAGCTCAGAGTCATCGGAGAAACCTGACTGATGGCGAACTGCTGAACTGTATCAAGGAGCTGGATAAAAGAAAGAATTCGGGGCGTCCAGGAAAATCAGCCTCAGGTGAGGCTCATTCCAAAGGGAAATCGGCAGAACAAACAGCCGATCTTCTGGGAATTTCCAGGGCAAAAGTGGAACGTATTCGAACAGTGAATGATCATGCTTCCGATACCACAAAAGCTGCGGTCTTGGCTGGAAAAATGTCTATTAACAAAGCATACAATTCCACAATGAAAAAAAAGCAGCAGGAAAAGATGGGGAAAGATCCCTCTCTTGCTGGAGCCTCACTGCAGGATGTGAAGGAATCCCGCCTTGAAGCACTCAGGGTCAGCATTACCAAGATAATGAAGATACGTCTTGAACGGGAAGTTCAGGAATATCCGGAAATCGGTTATTCTCTTCAGGAACGCAATACCTTGAGCGAGGAACTTTCCACAGAAATTGGCAAACTGATTACAGAGATTTTACCAGGAGAACATGACAATGAATAA
- a CDS encoding ATP-binding protein has product MSMLDNIQTGRENKPPRIMIYGSEGVGKSTFGASAPGAIFIQTEDGLGEIDCRKFPLAHSLSEVIAELTALRDEAHEFQSVVVDSVDWLERLIFDEVCREFGVRSIEKADGGYGRGYTHALTHWRKVISLLQELRDKRGMMVILVAHAKVERFEDPENAAYDRYTPRLHKHAASLIAEWVDAVLFANKKFRVTKENAGFNGERAIAAPIGADGGERIIRTVGSPACIAKNRYGLPSEIPLSWQAFIEAYTKIEENHHE; this is encoded by the coding sequence ATGAGCATGCTTGACAACATTCAAACCGGGCGGGAAAACAAGCCGCCTCGAATCATGATTTACGGCAGCGAAGGCGTGGGGAAGTCAACGTTTGGAGCATCCGCGCCGGGAGCGATCTTCATCCAGACCGAAGACGGTCTCGGCGAAATCGACTGCCGGAAATTCCCGCTTGCACATTCGCTTTCCGAGGTGATCGCAGAACTGACCGCGCTTCGGGACGAAGCTCACGAGTTCCAGTCCGTCGTTGTGGATTCCGTTGACTGGCTCGAGCGCCTCATCTTCGACGAGGTATGCCGCGAATTCGGTGTCCGTTCCATCGAAAAAGCCGATGGCGGCTACGGCAGGGGATATACCCATGCGCTGACTCACTGGCGCAAGGTCATCAGCCTGCTTCAGGAACTGCGTGACAAGCGCGGAATGATGGTCATTCTGGTCGCCCATGCGAAGGTCGAACGGTTCGAAGATCCGGAAAACGCCGCCTACGATCGCTACACACCGCGTCTTCACAAGCACGCTGCGAGCCTGATCGCGGAATGGGTCGACGCCGTTCTGTTCGCGAACAAGAAGTTCCGGGTGACGAAGGAAAACGCCGGATTCAACGGAGAACGCGCGATCGCCGCTCCCATCGGCGCGGATGGCGGGGAACGCATCATCCGCACGGTGGGAAGCCCCGCCTGCATCGCGAAGAACCGTTACGGTCTGCCGTCGGAAATTCCGCTCTCGTGGCAGGCATTCATTGAGGCATACACAAAAATCGAGGAGAACCATCATGAGTAA
- a CDS encoding DNA cytosine methyltransferase yields MEYGSICSGVEAATLAWRPLGWKAVFFAEVEPFPSAVLCHRFKATRPLRPLDPAMADNEKERKTRELWRRQIAALPEDGTIPNFGDFTLIKKEDVNEDIDLLVGGTPCQDLSIAGKRLGFEGQRSVLALDFVRLCFELGVRWVVWENVPAALSSRRGEDFGRFVSLLCGWNIPVPESGWRKCGIVTPAPGGFGVAWRVLDSQFTRVEQFPRAIPQRRKRLFLIGYSGQWKYPAKVLFDGEMCGGDTPPRRTKRQNASAGSEGGSASTDWWDGSQKAGTLTRTSDQQFMPDKGRLQCVIEQAGTDFLCYENHAPDSRIKSVEVSQSIVARMGTGGNNLPLLQEVPREPETVIGFIKNDAGGDLQGFWNEVFPTMRTEVTPAVAREECFHVSFCDANGRRKDRPNGGLYVTEAKAGKTVTAGGPGAETVIVEAIALDGDKMKPGERSGGSGMGVSEEGVMYTQTAGDVHGVAYTPSGKPTVRKLLPLECERLMGFPDNHTRIPWNGKSEEECPDAPRYKACGNSMAVNCMMWIGERIQKVEEEILHGRENYITAETAKSASREADFKQTEEINE; encoded by the coding sequence ATGGAATATGGCAGCATTTGCAGTGGAGTTGAGGCGGCAACGCTCGCCTGGCGCCCTCTAGGCTGGAAAGCTGTTTTTTTTGCCGAGGTTGAGCCATTCCCATCAGCGGTGCTGTGTCATCGATTCAAAGCGACTCGTCCATTGCGACCGCTTGATCCGGCAATGGCAGACAACGAGAAGGAGCGGAAAACACGGGAATTGTGGAGACGTCAGATCGCAGCTCTTCCGGAGGACGGGACGATTCCAAATTTCGGAGATTTCACCCTAATAAAAAAAGAGGATGTAAATGAAGATATCGACCTGCTCGTCGGGGGGACCCCCTGCCAGGATCTCTCAATCGCAGGGAAACGACTGGGATTTGAAGGTCAGCGAAGCGTGCTCGCTCTCGACTTTGTACGACTGTGTTTTGAGCTTGGAGTCCGCTGGGTTGTGTGGGAAAATGTCCCCGCTGCTCTTTCCAGCCGCCGAGGTGAGGATTTCGGACGATTTGTTTCCCTGCTCTGTGGATGGAATATCCCGGTCCCTGAAAGCGGATGGAGAAAATGCGGAATCGTCACTCCGGCTCCGGGAGGATTCGGAGTGGCATGGAGAGTACTTGACTCTCAATTTACCCGAGTGGAACAATTTCCGAGGGCAATCCCGCAGCGCCGGAAGCGTCTCTTCCTTATCGGATATTCTGGTCAGTGGAAATATCCCGCCAAGGTACTATTTGACGGTGAAATGTGCGGAGGGGATACTCCGCCGCGCCGCACGAAGAGGCAAAACGCTTCCGCCGGTTCTGAAGGAGGCTCTGCTTCGACAGACTGGTGGGACGGTTCCCAGAAGGCGGGCACACTGACGCGGACGAGTGATCAGCAGTTCATGCCGGACAAGGGGCGTCTCCAATGTGTGATTGAACAGGCCGGAACGGATTTTCTTTGCTATGAAAACCATGCTCCCGATTCCCGTATAAAATCGGTCGAAGTGTCACAATCCATCGTTGCCCGCATGGGGACAGGCGGGAACAATCTTCCGCTCCTGCAGGAAGTTCCACGGGAACCGGAAACAGTCATCGGCTTCATTAAAAACGATGCGGGAGGTGATCTGCAGGGATTCTGGAATGAGGTTTTCCCTACGATGCGCACGGAAGTGACACCTGCGGTAGCTCGTGAAGAATGTTTTCACGTTTCCTTCTGCGATGCGAACGGCAGACGGAAAGATCGCCCGAACGGCGGTCTTTATGTGACAGAGGCGAAAGCGGGAAAAACAGTTACGGCAGGCGGTCCCGGCGCGGAAACCGTCATTGTCGAAGCAATCGCACTTGATGGAGACAAAATGAAGCCCGGTGAACGTTCCGGGGGATCGGGTATGGGGGTTTCTGAAGAAGGTGTGATGTATACGCAGACCGCCGGAGATGTGCATGGAGTCGCCTATACGCCATCCGGAAAACCGACAGTTCGCAAACTGCTTCCCCTCGAATGCGAGCGCTTGATGGGGTTTCCCGACAATCACACGCGAATTCCCTGGAATGGTAAATCCGAGGAGGAATGTCCTGATGCGCCCAGATACAAAGCCTGCGGTAACTCCATGGCAGTAAACTGTATGATGTGGATCGGGGAACGGATTCAGAAGGTGGAAGAGGAAATTTTGCACGGACGAGAAAATTATATCACAGCAGAAACCGCAAAATCAGCCTCACGTGAGGCTGATTTCAAACAAACGGAGGAAATCAATGAGTGA
- a CDS encoding DUF669 domain-containing protein encodes MSTINFNANEVEPSTGYDPIPAGKYQAVITESEMKPTKTGNGQYLQLEFEIIEGEYKNRKVWARLNLENANADAVRIARADLSAICRAVNVLQPRDSVELHNLPLTITVRCKKNQDDEIVNEIKGYGPRTSLSGVAAAKPATPPPQSGANSAPPWARK; translated from the coding sequence ATGTCCACAATCAATTTCAACGCGAACGAAGTCGAACCATCGACCGGTTATGATCCGATTCCGGCCGGGAAATACCAGGCTGTCATCACCGAATCGGAAATGAAGCCCACTAAGACGGGAAACGGGCAGTATCTCCAGCTGGAATTCGAGATCATCGAGGGTGAATACAAGAACAGGAAGGTCTGGGCGCGGCTGAATCTGGAAAATGCGAACGCGGACGCGGTTCGGATCGCCCGGGCGGATCTCTCCGCCATCTGCCGAGCGGTGAATGTGCTTCAGCCGCGTGATTCGGTGGAACTGCACAATCTTCCGCTCACAATCACCGTGCGCTGCAAAAAGAATCAGGATGACGAGATCGTCAACGAGATCAAGGGCTACGGTCCGCGAACGTCTCTTTCCGGCGTTGCCGCAGCCAAGCCCGCGACGCCGCCTCCGCAGAGCGGTGCGAACTCCGCGCCCCCATGGGCAAGGAAATGA